One region of Trichosurus vulpecula isolate mTriVul1 chromosome 1, mTriVul1.pri, whole genome shotgun sequence genomic DNA includes:
- the LOC118830382 gene encoding zinc finger protein 239-like isoform X2 — protein MQLKEVKFEKLTGDVPQGPEFGEGSEFEGRLEKQSRYTEILEKPRKTFSQENNCRQVTVIHKISALGVKAQEYHEFEKSLSPDSKLVPHPRIPVGEKSHQGDTCGQSFKQNSDLIKHQKIHASKKLLKSNEYGKSLKKSSVLEYQKSNAVWKPYECIECGKTFSRSATLLEHHSIHTGEKPYECSQCGKAFSHSSTLIQHQRIHTGEKPYECNECGKAFSRSSNLIEHHKTHTKEKPYECIECGKTFSRSSNLIDHQRIHTGEKPHECHDCGKVFSHSSTLIQHQRIHTGEKPYKCNECGKAFSRSSSLIEHQRIHTGEKPYVCNTCGKAFNQRSGLLQHQRIHTRK, from the coding sequence ATGCAATTAAAGGAAGTAAAATTCGAAAAACTCACAGGAGATGTCCCTCAGGGACCTGAGTTTGGAGAAGGCAGTGAATTTGAAGGCAGGCTAGAGAAACAGTCAAGATATACTGAAATACTGGAGAAACCAAGAAAGACCTTTTCTCAAGAGAACAATTGTAGGCAAGTAACAGTCATCCACAAAATATCTGCTTTAGGAGTCAAAGCCCAAGAATATCATGAATTTGAGAAAAGCCTTAGTCCTGACTCCAAACTTGTTCCACATCCAAGAATTCCAGTAGGAGAAAAGTCTCATCAGGGTGATACATGTGGCCAAAGCTTCAAACAGAATTCAGATTTAATTAAGCATCAGAAAATCCATGCATcgaagaaacttttaaaaagtaatgaatATGGAAAGTCACTCAAAAAGAGCTCAGTTCTTGAATATCAGAAATCTAATGCTGTGtggaaaccttatgaatgtatagaatgtgggaaaacttttAGCCGAAGTGCAACTCTCCTGGAACATCACAGCATTCATacaggagagaagccttatgagtgtagtcagtgtgggaaagctttcagtcATAGCTCTACTCTGAttcagcatcagagaattcacactggagagaaaccttatgaatgtaatgaatgtggaaaagcctttagtCGGAGTTCAAACCTTATTGAACATCATAAAACTCATACCaaagaaaaaccttatgaatgtataGAATGTGGTAAAACCTTCAGCCGGAGCTCAAATCTTATAgatcatcagagaattcacactggagagaagccacATGAATGTCATGATTGTGGGAAAGTTTTTAGTCATAGCTCAACATTGATtcaacaccagagaattcacactggagagaaaccctataaatgtaatgaatgtgggaaagccttcagccgGAGCTCATCCCTCATtgagcatcagagaattcatactggagaaaaaccttatgtgTGTAATacatgtgggaaagcctttaacCAGCGGTCAGGACTtcttcaacatcagagaattcatactagaAAATAA